One Dromiciops gliroides isolate mDroGli1 chromosome 3, mDroGli1.pri, whole genome shotgun sequence DNA segment encodes these proteins:
- the PAF1 gene encoding RNA polymerase II-associated factor 1 homolog isoform X1, with translation MAPTIQTQAQREDGHRPNSHRTLPERSGVVCRVKYCNSLPDIPFDPKFITYPFDQNRFVQYKATSLEKQHKHDLLTEPDLGVTIDLINPDTYRIDPNVLLDPADEKLLEEEIQAPTSSKRSQQHAKVVPWMRKTEYISTEFNRYGVSNEKPEVKIGVSVKQQFTEEEIYKDRDSQITAIEKTFEDAQKSISQHYSKPRVTPVEVMPVFPDFKMWINPCAQVIFDSDPAPKDTSGSAALEMMSQAMIRGMMDEEGNQFVAYFLPVEETMRKRKRDQEEEMDYAPDDVYDYKIAREYNWNVKNKASKGYEENYFFIFREGDGVYYNELETRVRLSKRRAKAGVQSGTNALLVVKHRDMNEKELEAQEARKAQLENHEPEEEEEEEMELEKEAPGSDEEREKGSGSEKEASEEEEERSGSESDRGEDEKEESEKSGSGEEEAEEESSEDEARAARDKEEIFGSDADSEEEEEDDDEDEDGGGGARGSGEDEDEDDSGSEGGPGRNSRSPSPSFLSASDRSAPEDGSEGGVSDSSEEASDSD, from the exons TGTGGTCTGTCGAGTTAAGTACTGTAACAGTCTTCCTGACATCCCTTTTGATCCCAAGTTCATCACATACCCCTTTGACCAGAACAG GTTCGTCCAGTATAAGGCCACATCTCTGGAAAAGCAGCACAAGCATGATCTGCTCACAGAGCCAGACCTGGGAGTCACCATCGATCTCATTAACCCCGATACATATCGAATTGACCCGAATG TTCTCCTAGATCCAGCCGATGAGAAATTACTTGAAGAAGAGATCCAGGCCCCAACCAGCTccaaaag GTCCCAGCAGCATGCAAAAGTGGTACCCTGGATGAGAAAGACAGAATATATCTCTACGGAGTTCAACCGTTATGGTGTCTCCAATGAGAAGCCTGAAGTCAA GATTGGGGTGTCTGTGAAGCAGCAGTTCACCGAAGAAGAAATCTACAAAGATCGGGATAGCCAGATCACGGCCATCGAGAAGACGTTTGAGGATGCTCAGAAGTCG ATTTCGCAACACTACAGCAAGCCAAGGGTGACACCAGTGGAGGTGATGCCCGTTTTCCCAGACTTCAAG ATGTGGATCAATCCCTGTGCCCAAGTGATCTTTGACTCTGACCCAGCCCCCAAGGATACCAGTGGTTCCGCAGCCCTGGAGATGATGTCTCAAGCCATGATCAG GGGAATGATGGACGAGGAGGGTAACCAGTTTGTGGCCTACTTTCTGCCAGTGGAAGAGACCATGAGGAAGCGCAAACGTGATCAGGAAGAGGAGATGGATTATGCACCAGATGATGT CTATGATTATAAGATTGCAAGGGAGTACAACTGGAATGTGAAGAACAAGGCTAGTAAGGGCTATGAAGAAAACTACTTCTTCATCTTCCGAGAAGGTGATGGGGTCTACTACAACGAGCTGGAAACCAG GGTGCGCCTCAGTAAACGGCGGGCCAAGGCTGGAGTGCAGTCGGGCACCAATGCCTTACTGGTGGTCAAACACCGGGACATGAACGAGAAGGAGCTGGAAGCTCAG GAAGCTCGGAAAGCACAGCTGGAGAACCATGAGccggaagaggaggaggaagaggagatggagctggagaaggaagccCCAGGCTCAG aTGAAGAGCGGGAGAAAGGAAGCGGCAGTGAAAAGGAGGCGAGCGAGGAGGAAGAGGAGCGGTCCGGAAGCGAGAGTGACCGGGGAGAGGACGAGAAGGAGGAGAGTGAGAAGAGCgggagtggagaggaggaggCCGAGGAGGAGAGCAGCGAGGATGAGGCCCGAGCAGCTCGAGACAAGGAGGAGATCTTCGGCAGTGACGCCGactctgaggaggaggaggaggacgatgACGAGGATGAAGACGGGGGAGGCGGAGCCAGGGGCAGCggggaggatgaggatgaggacgACAGTGGCAGTGAGGGGGGACCTGGGCGGAATAGCCGCAGCCCCAGCCCCTCCTTCCTCAGTGCCAGTGACCGGTCAGCCCCAGAGGATGGGAGTGAGGGGGGCGTGTCGGACTCCAGCGAGGAGGCCAGCGACAGTGACTGA
- the PAF1 gene encoding RNA polymerase II-associated factor 1 homolog isoform X2 produces the protein MAPTIQTQAQREDGHRPNSHRTLPERFVQYKATSLEKQHKHDLLTEPDLGVTIDLINPDTYRIDPNVLLDPADEKLLEEEIQAPTSSKRSQQHAKVVPWMRKTEYISTEFNRYGVSNEKPEVKIGVSVKQQFTEEEIYKDRDSQITAIEKTFEDAQKSISQHYSKPRVTPVEVMPVFPDFKMWINPCAQVIFDSDPAPKDTSGSAALEMMSQAMIRGMMDEEGNQFVAYFLPVEETMRKRKRDQEEEMDYAPDDVYDYKIAREYNWNVKNKASKGYEENYFFIFREGDGVYYNELETRVRLSKRRAKAGVQSGTNALLVVKHRDMNEKELEAQEARKAQLENHEPEEEEEEEMELEKEAPGSDEEREKGSGSEKEASEEEEERSGSESDRGEDEKEESEKSGSGEEEAEEESSEDEARAARDKEEIFGSDADSEEEEEDDDEDEDGGGGARGSGEDEDEDDSGSEGGPGRNSRSPSPSFLSASDRSAPEDGSEGGVSDSSEEASDSD, from the exons GTTCGTCCAGTATAAGGCCACATCTCTGGAAAAGCAGCACAAGCATGATCTGCTCACAGAGCCAGACCTGGGAGTCACCATCGATCTCATTAACCCCGATACATATCGAATTGACCCGAATG TTCTCCTAGATCCAGCCGATGAGAAATTACTTGAAGAAGAGATCCAGGCCCCAACCAGCTccaaaag GTCCCAGCAGCATGCAAAAGTGGTACCCTGGATGAGAAAGACAGAATATATCTCTACGGAGTTCAACCGTTATGGTGTCTCCAATGAGAAGCCTGAAGTCAA GATTGGGGTGTCTGTGAAGCAGCAGTTCACCGAAGAAGAAATCTACAAAGATCGGGATAGCCAGATCACGGCCATCGAGAAGACGTTTGAGGATGCTCAGAAGTCG ATTTCGCAACACTACAGCAAGCCAAGGGTGACACCAGTGGAGGTGATGCCCGTTTTCCCAGACTTCAAG ATGTGGATCAATCCCTGTGCCCAAGTGATCTTTGACTCTGACCCAGCCCCCAAGGATACCAGTGGTTCCGCAGCCCTGGAGATGATGTCTCAAGCCATGATCAG GGGAATGATGGACGAGGAGGGTAACCAGTTTGTGGCCTACTTTCTGCCAGTGGAAGAGACCATGAGGAAGCGCAAACGTGATCAGGAAGAGGAGATGGATTATGCACCAGATGATGT CTATGATTATAAGATTGCAAGGGAGTACAACTGGAATGTGAAGAACAAGGCTAGTAAGGGCTATGAAGAAAACTACTTCTTCATCTTCCGAGAAGGTGATGGGGTCTACTACAACGAGCTGGAAACCAG GGTGCGCCTCAGTAAACGGCGGGCCAAGGCTGGAGTGCAGTCGGGCACCAATGCCTTACTGGTGGTCAAACACCGGGACATGAACGAGAAGGAGCTGGAAGCTCAG GAAGCTCGGAAAGCACAGCTGGAGAACCATGAGccggaagaggaggaggaagaggagatggagctggagaaggaagccCCAGGCTCAG aTGAAGAGCGGGAGAAAGGAAGCGGCAGTGAAAAGGAGGCGAGCGAGGAGGAAGAGGAGCGGTCCGGAAGCGAGAGTGACCGGGGAGAGGACGAGAAGGAGGAGAGTGAGAAGAGCgggagtggagaggaggaggCCGAGGAGGAGAGCAGCGAGGATGAGGCCCGAGCAGCTCGAGACAAGGAGGAGATCTTCGGCAGTGACGCCGactctgaggaggaggaggaggacgatgACGAGGATGAAGACGGGGGAGGCGGAGCCAGGGGCAGCggggaggatgaggatgaggacgACAGTGGCAGTGAGGGGGGACCTGGGCGGAATAGCCGCAGCCCCAGCCCCTCCTTCCTCAGTGCCAGTGACCGGTCAGCCCCAGAGGATGGGAGTGAGGGGGGCGTGTCGGACTCCAGCGAGGAGGCCAGCGACAGTGACTGA